Proteins from one Podospora pseudoanserina strain CBS 124.78 chromosome 1, whole genome shotgun sequence genomic window:
- a CDS encoding hypothetical protein (EggNog:ENOG503PYQT), whose protein sequence is MDRSGEFSFGGSTTPHRPTPPLALSEFIRATPYSDDYSYVYDAPASNPDIVKVGFTSQEQKSLGSQVFQVQADQQDGACESPVDSTTRTAPTARTAPAQTQEQRNTPPTPQETSNPDWLSTRQQLLPSRNQGKKADWIRGWSEGVGMAETYCQCSEIMEVDGGEKGRKKEAAERNKSKAQGFGPTPNGDARQEAEDVCRNCSRPPSPPPEEDGSRADSENSKMRPGLGFGKKVTDLLRRVKPNRMGSAHKRDAEIRELTRPKSQPKWLSNQRLVSTPTPRPTQKSLSMDIFPGRRPTAQAAVITPPSDSSLTDSSAAPRPTPGRMSSRLARAAALLQRSKPNE, encoded by the coding sequence ATGGATCGCTCTGGGGAATTCTCCTTCGGGGGGTCAACGACACCTCACcgtccaacaccaccactagCCCTGTCCGAATTCATACGAGCTACGCCATATTCGGATGACTACAGCTACGTATACGATGCGCCCGCGTCTAACCCAGACATAGTGAAGGTTGGATTTACAAGTCAAGAACAAAAGTCGTTGGGTAGCCAGGTGTTTCAAGTTCAGGCAGACCAACAAGATGGCGCCTGTGAGAGCCCCGTCGACTCAACCACACGGACAGCCCCGACAGCAAGAACAGCTCCGGCGCAGACCCAGGAGCAACGCAATACGCCTCCCACACCACAGGAGACCAGTAATCCCGACTGGCTTTCCACAAGGCAACAACTCCTGCCCAGCCGAAATCAAGGAAAGAAGGCAGACTGGATCCGAGGGTGGAGCGAGGGTGTTGGCATGGCTGAGACGTACTGCCAGTGCTCAGAGATtatggaggtggatgggggtgAAAAGGGTAGAAAGAAAGAGGCTGCTGAAAGGAACAAAAGCAAAGCACAGGGCTTTGGTCCGACGCCTAACGGTGATGCGAGACAGGAGGCGGAAGATGTATGTCGGAATTGTAGCAggccgccatcgccgccaccagAAGAGGATGGCAGTCGGGCTGACAGCGAAAACAGCAAAATGCGGCCAGGATTGGGCTTCGGCAAGAAGGTTACGGACCTCTTGCGACGCGTCAAGCCGAATAGGATGGGCAGTGCGCATAAAAGGGACGCGGAAATCCGGGAGCTGACAAGACCAAAAAGCCAGCCAAAGTGGCTCTCAAACCAGAGGCTGGTCTCGACACCCACACCTAGGCCTACGCAGAAATCACTTAGCATGGATATATTTCCCGGACGCCGCCCTACCGCCCAGGCCGCGGTCATCACGCCACCATCTGATTCCAGTCTCACAGACTCGTCCGCCGCCCCACGGCCCACCCCAGGAAGGATGTCATCCCGCTTGGCACGGGCAGCGGCGCTGCTACAACGCTCAAAGCCCAATGAATAG